A single window of Castor canadensis chromosome 3, mCasCan1.hap1v2, whole genome shotgun sequence DNA harbors:
- the LOC109678055 gene encoding putative monooxygenase p33MONOX: protein MDPGSGDKDRNLSDKWSFFGPRPLPKSDSRDFNIQAYKGAQKPTPVDLICALASRMAADPATFRPPKIDVPVIEWKEQPLRNGNPKLWDLNMLTIIGFKNAFYQRDSYLGSDISMNQGTIQE, encoded by the exons ATGGATCCTGGAAGTGGGGATAAAGACAGAAACTTGTCAGATAAATGGAGCTTCTTTGGACCAAGACCCCTCCCAAAGTCTGATTCTAGAGATTTTAACATCCAGGCCTACAAAGGAGCCCAGAAGCCAACTCCTGTGGATCTGATCTGTGCCCTGGCCTCCAGAATGGCTGCAGATCCAGCAACTTTCAGGCCACCCAAGATAGATGTCCCAGTGATTGAATGGAAGGAACAACCACTTAGAAATGGCAATCCCAAACTCTGGGACTTGAACATGCTCACAATCATTGGCTTCAAGAATGCTTTCTATCAGAGGGACTCTTACCTTGGCTCTGACATAAGCATG AACCAGGGAACTATTCAAGAATAA